The genome window TTAGAATTtctaagagaaaaaataaatttaaaattcaaaataatgatattaactCACACTATGTAGGATCATGATAATTCAGTGTTTACCAATGAGACAATCAAGTTATTGCAatgtcaaataataatcataattttaattaataacatcAGACTAGAGAAACATTGaccaaatctaaaaaaaaacaacatttcatAAGCATAGAAATCCTTTGAtagaagacaaataaaaatcaaagtagaatAAATCTGCTCTATTATACCAACATCTGGAGATGATAAAGCATACGCAGaaacattttcttataaaatcacTTTGAGCTGAAGTTGATACTTTCAAAAGCTATGCAGCCACAAGTGCCCTGCACTTCCATTTGTTTTGgtaattgattgaaaaaaatatttttttgtaaaaagttctagaaaaaaaaaatactgacagGGTCTgcatcttattttttcaataaattatattagaaataaaattctcAAGGATacttaaacaaataaaagacgCTAAAACTGATTCTGGTCTCAGTTATTATCCTTCCTCCTAATCAGATTTGTATTTGGTGAACGTACAAACTGCTTTGCATAGTcccccaaaatataaattaatgatgatttatctaaatgataatatatataacttactTGAGCGTTTTAAAAGTGTAATATGAGTACATGAGAGAATGTACAAGATAGTTCATTACAATAAACCATCGAGCGACAGCTGTATATTCAGAGTAAGAATACCAAGAATAAAGTAGCACTGTAACGTGATGATACCTACAATATAGCCTCGATTAAACAAGTAAGATGAATATTGGAATACATAccaatgaagaaaaatcaatctTTGTTTACGAAGTATTATAAAAAGAGTATCTCCCAGTTCTGGAACTTTGGAAATAACAAACATAAGTGACCAAAATCCAGAAACTCGATCCTTTTCAATAAAGCTCGGTATACAAAGAGAATGATAAAGACCATCACCACGGGAACTAAACAGTACATGAAAAAGTTCGGGGAGCGTTCGAGAGAATCCCATCAGGCTAAAAAGAGCCagaaaaatgttccaaaaagttaaaacatTTTGCATTTCAAATCGTTCTCTGGCTGACATAATATATTGCCCTCCAAAAATGATAATCATATAAACGGATGATGCTAAAAGACATACTCTACTCCAATTTTGTTCCATCCAATCTTTCACATCACTATGCTCAAATTCCTGTTCAAAATGGAAAATGTAGGAATAGTTTGGAACTAACgctccattattatttatggacGATATCTTCATTAttgttgttaataaaaataaaatataactgaataattCTTCCAAAGTAGCGGTAGTTCTTCTTTTTGTATCCTCCCTTTTACCAAAAAATGGttcattttactttatatatttttgaaagaagctttccttttatattttcacCATTAGctgtatgatataaaaaatatcagtctGTTTTGTTAATGCATTTTTAAGGAtgaaattttaagtaattagtaattttcagtccgttaatcatacaaaataagaaacttgactttatttaaatcaatgattataattaattaatttaattaaattttgttttggtGTTTACTGAGCAAATTTATGCTGAAGtaagattcaattttttattaaatgtacaattGTTACCTATAATAactgttatttattattcaattaaacgatatatttttttccgatATAAGATAAGTGAATCAACTTAAAGTTTATTcgtatacaacaaaaatattactaagatGATAAAGACAAGAACAAGACAGTCGGAAGCATATAGCAGGCCCAATAATTGGAatcttatgaaaaaatgaaaagattgtatgaaatttattttgatccaaaaataaagttcaaattattGATCCAGATAAACAATATTTggggagttgtttttttttactttcaaaatacaatttataatcgCACTAagtgattaaataattacaaaaatgaatggtTTAATATAAAGTTGTAACAGCATAGTAGAAATACTTCCTTTGATTATTTACAATGTAAagactaaagaaaaaattaagttaataataatgagattatattgtttattaattgaatatattaaaataatcttgctTCATAcggtaaatataaaaagtttataaaaagcTTAAACTTCAAGTGTGTTGTCAGCAGAGTTGCATAAAAGGAGGGTTCCGATTTTGTAGATGTTAACTGATTCAGGAAGTTTTTTCTGCcttaatgtatgtttttatttacgaaagctgtcatcatttttcttttttatctaccCCATCTTGGATCTAATGCATCTTTACtctttcctttatttatattgagttTTTACTACAACCGAGAcagtttttgaatgtatttagattgaataattatttatgctgtATGAAGAGGTTCATTTGGATGTCCATACAATTCTAGAAAGTCGTAATCGTGCTTCCTCTGTGGGAAAAAGAAGTATACCGGATACAGATCCTTTCCCTGTAATAGAGAAGAAACAGTCAAAGAGCTCTGAGTCTGGTTCTTCTTGATAGTTAATGGACCACTCCTGAtatccttttattatttttttacatgattataaaattgagttatcaaacaaaaaaatacagatcCAAATTGTGGACTTctttcctaataaaattttcaaggAACAAAGATTGAATCTCTAAATACGAGAGGGGGTAAAGATAAAAGGTCGAGACGTGCAGTAATAATGAATCACTTGATGCAAATGGATCCTGACATCATTTGTTTTCAGGATATTAAATCAGAGATCTCTTCTTCTTGCTATAATAGCTGTCATATTTTCTTACCTACAAGGTTTCATTGTTTCTTTAGTAGAAATAGATCTAATGGAGGAGTCGTGACTTGGGGGGTATTGGggtatttcaaagaaaaaaatcatgcaTTAAAGAGTTCTCCTAAATACGCAATTGGCGAATTCGAGATCGAATGTAAAAGGGATGAGTTTCAGTCTAATATTTGTCTATGGGCCAAATGAAAGGTCTACTTCCatttttcaagcaatttttaatcaCCGAATAAGGGATTCAACTCCGTTCCTGCTAATTGGGGATTTATATGTTGATCTccataaac of Lepeophtheirus salmonis chromosome 12, UVic_Lsal_1.4, whole genome shotgun sequence contains these proteins:
- the Baldspot gene encoding very long chain fatty acid elongase 6 isoform X2; amino-acid sequence: MNHFLVKGRIQKEELPLLWKNYSEFEHSDVKDWMEQNWSRVCLLASSVYMIIIFGGQYIMSARERFEMQNVLTFWNIFLALFSLMGFSRTLPELFHVLFSSRGDGLYHSLCIPSFIEKDRVSGFWSLMFVISKVPELGDTLFIILRKQRLIFLHWYHHVTVLLYSWYSYSEYTAVARWFIVMNYLVHSLMYSYYTFKTLKFRVPRQISMTITFLQLVQMIFGCIINISTYQIKLSGKSCQVSYQNIKFSLLMYASYFFLFVKFFVDSYIIFDKRKKPQKINMIEEKNNSRDNINSYLSVENKKIS
- the Baldspot gene encoding very long chain fatty acid elongase 6 isoform X4; its protein translation is MKISSINNNGALVPNYSYIFHFEQEFEHSDVKDWMEQNWSRVCLLASSVYMIIIFGGQYIMSARERFEMQNVLTFWNIFLALFSLMGFSRTLPELFHVLFSSRGDGLYHSLCIPSFIEKDRVSGFWSLMFVISKVPELGDTLFIILRKQRLIFLHWYHHVTVLLYSWYSYSEYTAVARWFIVMNYLVHSLMYSYYTFKTLKLLLPHETSPNNIGQNFVYLVKSR
- the Baldspot gene encoding very long chain fatty acid elongase 6 isoform X1 codes for the protein MKISSINNNGALVPNYSYIFHFEQEFEHSDVKDWMEQNWSRVCLLASSVYMIIIFGGQYIMSARERFEMQNVLTFWNIFLALFSLMGFSRTLPELFHVLFSSRGDGLYHSLCIPSFIEKDRVSGFWSLMFVISKVPELGDTLFIILRKQRLIFLHWYHHVTVLLYSWYSYSEYTAVARWFIVMNYLVHSLMYSYYTFKTLKFRVPRQISMTITFLQLVQMIFGCIINISTYQIKLSGKSCQVSYQNIKFSLLMYASYFFLFVKFFVDSYIIFDKRKKPQKINMIEEKNNSRDNINSYLSVENKKIS
- the Baldspot gene encoding very long chain fatty acid elongase 6 isoform X3; amino-acid sequence: MEQNWSRVCLLASSVYMIIIFGGQYIMSARERFEMQNVLTFWNIFLALFSLMGFSRTLPELFHVLFSSRGDGLYHSLCIPSFIEKDRVSGFWSLMFVISKVPELGDTLFIILRKQRLIFLHWYHHVTVLLYSWYSYSEYTAVARWFIVMNYLVHSLMYSYYTFKTLKFRVPRQISMTITFLQLVQMIFGCIINISTYQIKLSGKSCQVSYQNIKFSLLMYASYFFLFVKFFVDSYIIFDKRKKPQKINMIEEKNNSRDNINSYLSVENKKIS